The proteins below come from a single Synechococcus sp. WH 8101 genomic window:
- a CDS encoding multidrug efflux SMR transporter, translating to MTSPWILLLFAIAAEVVGTSCLKLSEGFSRPLPTLLVLTAYATSMALMSRVVQSIPLGLTYALWSGIGIVAIVLVGVLAYRQVPSSGQLIGMGLIAAGVVIVNLTGSLEHG from the coding sequence TTGACCTCTCCCTGGATCCTGTTGCTGTTCGCCATCGCCGCTGAGGTGGTGGGCACGTCCTGCCTCAAGCTGTCTGAGGGGTTCAGCCGGCCGCTGCCGACCTTGCTCGTGCTCACGGCCTACGCCACCTCGATGGCCCTGATGTCGCGGGTGGTGCAAAGCATTCCTCTGGGCCTCACCTATGCCCTCTGGAGCGGCATCGGCATCGTGGCGATCGTGCTGGTGGGGGTGCTGGCCTACCGCCAGGTGCCAAGCTCCGGTCAGCTGATCGGCATGGGCCTGATCGCCGCCGGGGTGGTGATCGTGAATCTCACCGGGTCGCTGGAGCACGGCTGA
- a CDS encoding NifU family protein, whose product MSTETLPLSSENVEKVLDELRPFLMADGGNVEVVEIDGPVVKVRLQGACGSCPSSTMTLKMGIERKMREMIPEVSEVVQVL is encoded by the coding sequence ATGAGCACGGAAACCCTGCCCCTCTCCAGCGAGAACGTGGAGAAGGTGCTCGATGAGCTGCGTCCCTTCCTGATGGCCGACGGCGGCAACGTGGAAGTGGTGGAAATTGATGGCCCCGTGGTGAAGGTGCGTCTGCAGGGGGCCTGCGGCAGCTGCCCCAGCAGCACGATGACCCTCAAGATGGGCATCGAGCGCAAGATGCGCGAAATGATCCCCGAGGTCAGTGAAGTGGTTCAGGTGCTCTGA
- a CDS encoding malate:quinone oxidoreductase: MERYDAVLVGAGIMSATLASLLQALDPELRLLLVERLEAPALESSAAVNNAGTGHAANCELNYTPQQPDGTVATAKALAINASFETSLEFWASLAEQGQLQPETFLHRVPHCSLVWGDADVAFLRQRHCQLSALPAFAAMEWSTDRAEIAAWMPLVMAGRRQDQPIAATRIARGMDVDFGALTRALLAPLQASGALELLLGTTVTDLQRCSAAPGEGAADWCLTLRGPSGSRQVQAPFVFLGAGGGALPLLQRSGIPEADAYAGFPVSGQWLVCNDPALVERHHAKVYGKAKVGAPPMSVPHLDSRWIDGQRSLLFGPYAGFSSKFLKTGSLLDLPRSVRRRNLVPMLQVGVNNLPLVRYLINQLRQSDAERMEALRAFLPQARDQDWTLSVAGQRVQIIKRTPEGGRLQLGTEVVAAADGSLAALLGASPGASTAVTIMLEVLQRCFPQRLASPAWSERLQQLLPSVGQDLNADPALLARTRERSDALLSRAPATR; the protein is encoded by the coding sequence TTGGAACGCTACGACGCTGTGCTGGTGGGCGCTGGGATCATGAGCGCCACGCTGGCCTCGCTCTTGCAGGCCCTCGATCCCGAGCTGCGCCTGCTGCTGGTGGAGCGGCTGGAGGCGCCGGCGCTGGAGAGCAGTGCTGCGGTGAACAACGCCGGTACAGGCCATGCCGCCAATTGCGAACTGAATTACACGCCGCAGCAGCCGGATGGCACCGTGGCGACGGCCAAGGCCCTGGCGATCAATGCGTCCTTCGAGACCAGCCTCGAGTTCTGGGCGTCGCTGGCGGAGCAGGGGCAATTGCAGCCCGAAACCTTTCTGCACCGGGTGCCCCATTGCAGCCTGGTGTGGGGTGATGCCGATGTGGCGTTTCTCCGGCAGCGGCATTGCCAGCTGAGCGCGCTGCCGGCGTTCGCAGCAATGGAATGGAGCACCGATCGGGCTGAAATCGCCGCTTGGATGCCGTTGGTGATGGCGGGGCGTCGCCAGGATCAGCCGATCGCGGCCACCCGGATCGCCCGGGGGATGGATGTGGATTTCGGGGCCCTCACCCGTGCCCTGCTGGCGCCCCTGCAGGCGTCCGGCGCCCTGGAGCTCCTGTTGGGCACCACGGTCACCGATCTGCAGCGCTGCTCAGCGGCCCCGGGTGAGGGAGCGGCTGACTGGTGCCTGACGCTGCGCGGTCCTTCTGGCAGTCGCCAGGTGCAGGCGCCTTTCGTCTTCCTGGGTGCCGGAGGTGGCGCCTTGCCCCTGCTGCAGCGCAGCGGCATTCCGGAAGCGGACGCCTACGCCGGGTTTCCGGTGAGTGGTCAGTGGTTGGTCTGCAACGACCCGGCCCTGGTCGAACGCCACCACGCCAAGGTGTACGGCAAAGCCAAGGTGGGCGCGCCGCCGATGTCGGTACCCCATCTCGACAGCCGCTGGATCGATGGCCAGCGGTCGCTGTTATTTGGCCCCTATGCCGGCTTCAGCAGCAAATTTCTCAAAACCGGCTCCCTGCTCGATCTGCCCCGCTCGGTGCGACGCCGCAATCTGGTGCCGATGCTGCAGGTGGGCGTCAATAACCTGCCTCTGGTGCGGTATCTGATCAATCAGCTGCGCCAGAGCGATGCTGAGCGCATGGAGGCCCTGCGCGCCTTCCTGCCCCAGGCGCGCGATCAGGACTGGACGCTGTCGGTGGCGGGTCAACGGGTGCAGATCATCAAGCGCACGCCGGAGGGTGGTCGACTTCAGCTGGGCACTGAGGTGGTGGCCGCCGCCGACGGCTCCCTGGCGGCCCTGCTGGGGGCCTCGCCCGGGGCGAGCACAGCGGTGACGATCATGCTCGAGGTGTTGCAGCGCTGTTTCCCGCAGCGCCTGGCCAGCCCCGCCTGGAGCGAGCGTCTGCAGCAGTTGCTCCCCAGTGTGGGCCAGGATCTCAATGCTGATCCGGCGTTGTTGGCCCGCACGCGCGAGCGCAGCGACGCTTTGCTCAGCCGTGCTCCAGCGACCCGGTGA
- the rimK gene encoding 30S ribosomal protein S6--L-glutamate ligase, producing MRIALLATDPDLYSNRRLMEAGEERGHRMEFLAIKHCYMRLDAQSPEMHYRGRDVLERFDAVIPRIRPSVTFYGCAVTRQFQAMGLQTLNTAEAISCSRDKLLASQLFVRHGLNVPVTGFASSPLDTKDLIKMVGGAPLIVKLLEGAQGRGVVLAETQKAAESVINAMKSINANLLVQEFIKEAGGKDLRCFVMGGKVVAAIERTAALGDYRANLHQGGKARAVRVLQNERRLAIAACRAMGLDVAGVDIIRSERGPLLLEVNSSPGLEGIETATGKDLAGRMIQELERKLGWVRPVHSALA from the coding sequence TGGAATTTCTGGCGATCAAGCACTGCTACATGCGCCTCGATGCCCAGAGCCCGGAGATGCATTACCGGGGTCGCGATGTGCTGGAGCGTTTCGATGCGGTGATCCCGCGCATCCGCCCCAGCGTCACCTTCTATGGCTGTGCGGTGACGCGTCAGTTTCAGGCCATGGGCCTGCAGACGCTCAATACAGCGGAAGCGATCAGCTGCTCGCGCGACAAGTTGCTGGCCTCGCAGCTGTTCGTGCGCCACGGGCTGAATGTGCCGGTGACGGGCTTTGCCAGCTCCCCGCTCGACACGAAAGACCTGATCAAAATGGTGGGTGGGGCGCCGCTGATCGTGAAGTTGCTCGAGGGTGCCCAGGGGCGTGGCGTGGTGTTGGCGGAAACCCAGAAGGCAGCGGAGAGTGTGATCAACGCGATGAAAAGCATCAACGCCAATCTGCTGGTGCAGGAATTCATCAAGGAAGCCGGCGGCAAGGATCTCCGCTGTTTTGTGATGGGCGGCAAGGTGGTGGCGGCGATCGAGCGCACAGCAGCCCTGGGCGACTATCGCGCCAACCTGCACCAGGGCGGCAAGGCCCGGGCGGTGCGGGTGCTGCAGAACGAGCGACGTCTGGCGATCGCGGCTTGCCGTGCCATGGGCCTGGATGTGGCTGGTGTCGACATCATCCGTTCGGAACGCGGCCCCCTGCTGCTGGAGGTGAATTCCAGCCCGGGGTTGGAAGGCATTGAAACCGCCACGGGCAAAGACCTGGCGGGGCGGATGATTCAGGAGCTGGAGCGCAAGCTCGGCTGGGTGCGCCCCGTGCATTCCGCCTTAGCCTGA
- a CDS encoding DUF4079 domain-containing protein → MASVDWLWILHPFLAVVLIYPLIGMVIRLALQTRQRRLQKSKLPATVGRDHSDLGRWLSAGVVVIVLIALTVVIATKAPLAAFAGGASRAIQLLLVLIGTLVSLVALWFAKAPGLRLVFALITWAGVLGLGAQPEVWRLSDNPLDGAFWQSHYWAGVGVTGLMLFSLGARPEILRDIRLRRLHVSASLLAAVLFVLQGLTGTRDLLEIPLSWQKPAVYACDFEARTCPPPVQST, encoded by the coding sequence TTGGCTTCCGTTGACTGGCTCTGGATCCTCCACCCGTTTCTGGCGGTGGTGCTGATCTATCCCCTGATCGGCATGGTGATCCGCCTGGCGTTGCAGACCCGGCAGCGTCGCCTGCAAAAAAGCAAACTTCCCGCCACGGTGGGGCGCGACCACAGTGATCTGGGGCGTTGGTTGTCGGCCGGCGTGGTGGTGATCGTGCTGATCGCGCTCACCGTGGTGATTGCCACCAAGGCGCCTCTGGCGGCCTTCGCGGGGGGAGCCTCCCGGGCGATCCAGCTGCTGCTTGTGCTGATCGGCACGCTGGTGAGCCTGGTGGCGCTGTGGTTCGCGAAGGCGCCGGGGTTGCGCCTGGTCTTTGCCCTGATCACCTGGGCCGGTGTGCTCGGGCTCGGTGCCCAGCCGGAGGTCTGGCGACTGTCGGATAACCCCCTGGATGGAGCCTTCTGGCAATCGCATTACTGGGCTGGCGTCGGCGTGACGGGCTTGATGCTCTTTTCGCTCGGCGCTCGGCCAGAGATCCTGCGCGACATCCGCCTGCGGCGCCTCCACGTGAGCGCCAGTTTGCTGGCGGCGGTGCTGTTTGTGCTGCAGGGGCTCACTGGCACCCGGGATCTGTTGGAGATCCCCTTGAGCTGGCAGAAGCCGGCGGTGTATGCCTGCGATTTCGAGGCGCGCACCTGCCCGCCGCCGGTTCAGAGCACCTGA
- the lepA gene encoding translation elongation factor 4, protein MTDAPVSRIRNFCIIAHIDHGKSTLADRLLQDTGTVASRDMQDQFLDNMELERERGITIKLQAARMNYKAADGEEYVLNLIDTPGHVDFSYEVSRSLQACEGALLVVDASQGVEAQTLANVYLALENDLEIIPVLNKIDLPGAEPERIKEEIEAIIGLDCSGAIPCSAKTGLGVPEILQAVVDRVPPPADAVEEPTKALIFDSYYDPYRGVIVYFRVMSGRISCKDKVLLMASQKTYELDEIGVMAPDQRKVEELHAGEVGYLAASIKAVADARVGDTITLVNAPADEPLPGYTEAKPMVFCGLFPTEADQYPDLREALDKLQLSDAALRYEPETSSAMGFGFRCGFLGLLHMEIVQERLEREYNLDLIVTAPSVIYKVNLIDGSEVMIDNPATLPDPQKRESIEEPYVRMEIYAPNDYNGTLMGLCQERRGDFIDMKYITTERVTLIYEMPLAEVVTDFFDQMKSRTQGYASMEYHLIGYRRNDLVRLDVLINGEKADPLTTIVHRDKAYNVGKGLVEKLKELIPRQQFKIPLQASIGSRIIASESINAIRKDVLAKCYGGDISRKKKLLQKQAKGKKRMKAMGKVDVPQEAFMAVLKLNQSP, encoded by the coding sequence ATGACCGACGCCCCCGTCTCCCGGATCCGTAATTTCTGCATCATTGCCCACATCGACCACGGCAAGTCGACCCTGGCCGACCGCTTGCTGCAGGACACGGGCACGGTCGCCAGCCGTGACATGCAGGATCAGTTCCTCGACAACATGGAACTGGAGCGGGAGCGGGGCATCACGATCAAGCTCCAGGCCGCCCGGATGAACTACAAAGCGGCTGATGGCGAGGAGTACGTCCTCAATCTGATCGACACCCCCGGCCATGTGGACTTCTCCTATGAGGTGAGTCGCTCGTTGCAGGCCTGCGAAGGGGCGCTGCTGGTGGTGGATGCCAGCCAGGGGGTGGAGGCGCAGACCCTGGCGAATGTGTATCTGGCGCTGGAGAACGATCTCGAGATCATCCCGGTGCTCAACAAGATCGATCTGCCCGGGGCGGAGCCGGAGCGGATCAAGGAGGAAATCGAGGCGATCATCGGTCTTGATTGCTCCGGGGCGATTCCCTGTTCCGCCAAAACCGGTCTGGGAGTGCCCGAGATCCTGCAGGCGGTGGTGGATCGGGTGCCGCCGCCGGCCGATGCGGTGGAAGAGCCCACCAAGGCCCTCATCTTCGACTCTTATTACGACCCCTACCGGGGCGTGATTGTGTATTTCCGGGTGATGAGCGGCCGGATCAGCTGCAAAGACAAGGTGCTGCTGATGGCCAGCCAGAAAACCTACGAACTGGATGAGATCGGTGTGATGGCACCGGATCAGCGCAAGGTGGAGGAGCTCCACGCCGGCGAGGTGGGTTATCTGGCCGCCTCGATCAAGGCGGTGGCCGATGCGCGGGTGGGCGACACGATCACGTTGGTGAATGCCCCGGCCGACGAACCTCTGCCTGGCTACACCGAAGCCAAGCCGATGGTGTTCTGCGGCCTGTTTCCCACGGAAGCCGATCAGTACCCCGATCTACGCGAAGCCCTCGACAAGCTCCAGCTCTCGGATGCGGCCCTGCGCTATGAGCCGGAAACGAGCAGCGCCATGGGCTTCGGCTTCCGCTGCGGTTTCCTCGGCCTGCTGCACATGGAGATCGTGCAGGAACGGCTGGAGCGGGAATACAACCTCGATCTGATCGTCACGGCGCCGTCGGTGATCTACAAGGTGAATCTGATCGATGGCAGCGAGGTGATGATTGACAATCCCGCCACGCTGCCCGATCCGCAGAAACGGGAGTCGATCGAAGAACCGTATGTGCGCATGGAGATTTATGCGCCGAATGACTACAACGGCACCTTGATGGGCCTGTGCCAGGAACGGCGTGGTGACTTCATCGACATGAAATACATCACCACCGAGCGGGTGACCTTGATTTATGAGATGCCGCTGGCGGAGGTGGTCACCGACTTCTTCGATCAGATGAAGAGTCGCACCCAGGGGTATGCCTCGATGGAATACCACCTGATCGGCTATCGCCGCAACGATTTGGTGCGCCTGGATGTGCTGATCAACGGCGAAAAAGCTGATCCGCTCACCACGATCGTGCATCGCGACAAGGCCTACAACGTGGGCAAGGGCCTGGTGGAGAAGCTGAAGGAACTGATCCCTAGGCAGCAGTTCAAGATTCCGCTGCAGGCCTCGATCGGCAGCCGGATCATCGCCAGCGAAAGCATCAATGCGATTCGCAAGGATGTGCTCGCTAAGTGCTATGGCGGCGATATCTCACGCAAAAAGAAACTGCTGCAGAAACAAGCCAAGGGCAAGAAACGCATGAAGGCCATGGGCAAGGTGGATGTGCCCCAGGAAGCCTTCATGGCGGTGTTGAAGCTGAATCAGAGCCCTTGA